In Myxococcales bacterium, the DNA window GTCGCGCGGAGGTGCGTCGCTCAGCGCGCGCGGCGCTTCTTCTTCGGCTCTTCGCGTGTCGTCGCGATGTCCGTGTCGGCGTACTCGTCGTGGTGGCGTGCGGTGCTGCCCGAGGCCACGCGCACCCGGCCGTCGCGTGCGTCGACCCGGACGCGCTGGCCGAGCTCCGGGCGTAGCGACGAGCGCGCTTGTGCGCCGCCGAACGTCTCGATGAGGCCGGGCATGCGCCGGAGCATGGCGCGCAGCACCGCGCCCTTTTGCCACGTCACGAAGAGGATCGCCGCGAGCGAACCGAACATCACGAGCGGGATCTGCGCGTGCAAACCGAAGGGCCGGAGGAGGAGCGGGACGAGCACCCACCCGAGGCCCCACATCGTCCACATGAGGCGACGGAGGCTCTTTACGGCCGCGTCCTCGGCGGAGCGATCGATCGCGACGAGGCTCGTGGGAGGGGGAGCTACCGACGGCGCGCGCCCGCCCGCGTGCAGGGCCTCCCCGATGCTCTTCGCGCGCGTGCGTGGGTCGGGGTCGAGCATCTTCTCGAGCGCGGCGACGAGATCGGGGCTCACACGATCCCCGAGCGCGCCGCGGACGTCGACCCGTAGCCCATCGTGAGGCAAGGTCTCTGGCTCTTGCCCGGTGAGGGCGGCGAGCGCGGTGGCGCCCACGGCGTACACGTCCGTGCTGGCCTGGGCGCGCCCCTGGAACTGCTCGGGCGCCATATACCCCATCGTGCCCACGACGGTGCTCGCACCCTTGCGCAAGAGGAGCTCGGCCACGGCGCCGAAGTCGACGAGCACGTAGCTCCCGTCGGGCCTGCGGACCACGTTGCGCGGCTTGATATCGCGGTGGACGACGGGCGACGCGCGCCCGTGCAGGTACGTGAGCGCGCTGTCGGCGCTCGCGAGGAACCGGCGCACCTCGGCCTCGGAGAGGGTGCCGTCGCGCTGGCGCATGGCCTCCATCGTCTCGCCTTCGACCTTCTCCATGACGAGGTAGAGCGAGCCCTCCTCTTCGAAGTGCTCGATGTAGGTTGGCACGAGGGGGTGATCGAGCGTGGAGAGAACACGGGCCTCGCGCTCGGCGAGCTCGACGTCTTTCCATCCCCGGGCCCCGCGCACGTCGAAGCGCTTGATGGCCACGGCGCGGCCGTTTTGCAGGTCGGCCGCGTCATAGGTGACGCCCTGCGCCCCTTCTCCCAAGAGCGCGTGCGGAGCATACCGCCCACCCCGAAGCCGCTCCGGAACGTCCATGCCGCGGGCAATAGCAAACGCGGCGCGCGCGAGCTAGGGCACGCGCGTCAACGTGCCGTACGCGGGACTGCACTCGGTCGCCGCGGTCACCTCGGCGCGCATGGACACGTCGATCGTCCAAGCGCCCGCCGGTGAGGCCGGGTAGCGCAAACGGAGGACGTCGCCGGTCACGGGGGCGGGCTCCGCGCTCGTGTCGTAGCGGACCGTGACGGTCCCAGGCCCGCGTGTGTCGCCGAAACCCCCATCGACGGCCGGTTTGGCCTCTGCGGGCCGCTCTTCGACGGTGATCGACGTGCGCTTGGCCACCTCCCCGCCGCACGTGGCGCCGAGGCATACGTAGAGCTGGCTTGCGTTCGTGAACGTGACGATGGGCACGGTGAAGGTGCCCGTCAGCTCGGGTCGGACGTAGCCGCCGCTGCTGCACTCGGGGGTGGTGCTGCCGCAGCCCGAGAAAACGAGGGGAGCCAGCAAGGCGACGAGAGAGAGGAGGGGAGCGCGCACGGTGACCTTTCGCGGGCACGGAAGGAAGCCCCGCCTCGTGCGGAGCCCCTCGTGATCCTCACGTCGTCGATTCTATCCGTAGTCGCGCTGAACAGCTAAGCCGAATTGCGTAGCTCGTTATCCCAACACGGCGAAGGTCTGTTGGTTGAGGCCGACGAGCTGCCCCGATTCCGTGTAGAGCTCACGAATCTCGGCCACGTAGCCGTCGTCGTTTCCGAGCGCGCGCGCCGCGTGGAAGAGCGGCGCGTCGGGGTCGAGGGTGCGCGGGTCGACGAGCGCTTGGAAGGCGAAGGTGATGGTCGCCATGGGGCGCGGCGCGGCGAGCCGGGTGAAGACGGCGGGCCAATACGCGTCAGCGAGGCACACGAGGTCGGCGAAGCGGAGGACGGCCCCGCGCTCTCGTACCCTCACCCACCCTTCGCACACGGCGGGCTCGACGCCCGTGAAGGGCAGGGGGCCCGTGGGGCGGTACTCGAGCATCGTCGCGAAGCGTGGCCCGAACGGCGGCCCGACGGGGACCTCCTGGGCGCTCGCGAACGCGGGTGGGGGTGGCCTCGCCGGCGCGAGCGTCGCTTCGAACCCTCGCCCGCGACCGAGCACGCCCGTGGCGACACCGCACACGACCCCGTCCGCCTCGATGCGGGCCATGACCGTGGAGGCGCCGCTCCCGCGGCGAACGGGGCTCACGACGATCGTCGCGCGGCCCACCGGGAGGGGCGCGGGGATCTCTCCGGTGAGCGATCGGAGGAGGCGTGTGTCGTCGTTCTCGGAGGCCACCATGGCGTTCGCCAGCGCGCCGAGCACGAGCCCGCCGTATGCGCCGCGGCCTTGCTGGAAGCCGTCCGGCACGTCGATCGTGAAGGTGCCGTCGGCCTGTTTTTCGGGGGTGATGACGTCGGCGAGCGTACGCAAAGAGGGCTCTCGGATCTCTCCCCCGCGCCCTACATAGGGAAACGCGCCGTGTGCGTCGAGCCCCGCGTTCCTCGCTCGTGGCAGGCGCTCACACCTCGAGCCCGATCACGATCTTCGTCGTGTAGCCGTCGCCGGTCTTGGTGGGCGTGAGCAACAGATCGCTTCCCCCGTCGCCGTAGATGGAGTCGTCGGTGTTCGGCGTGTCGGCCTCCCCTCGGGCCGCGTAGGCGCCTTGCGCGTACACCTCGCGCTGCACGGCCTCGTCGAAGAAGAGCTGCGACGTGTACTCGAGGCCGGCCGACGTGCGCAGCTTGAAGTGCACGTGCACGGCGCGCCCGCGGTACCAGCCGGGGAAGATCGTGACGAACCTCACCGTGCCGTCCCCGCCGGTGGTTTGGAAGCCGCGGAGGTACTTCTTGCCCTTCTCGCCCTCGACGTCCGAGTACGAGCCGGCGGCGTCGCAGTGCCACACGTCGACCATGACGCCGGCGAGCGGGGAGCACTGAGCGCCGGCGACCTTCTGCACGACGAACGTGAGCTCGAGCGGCGTACCGGGTCGCGCTTGACCCGTGGTGGGATCGGGGCGAATGTCGGAGCGCTCGAGCTTCTCGTCGACGAAATAAGGGCCTTCGGTGAGCTCGGGGCGCACGACGCACGCGAGCGGGTCGGCCGTGGCCGAAGAGCCCGCCTTGCACGCTATCTCGGGGATGAGCGCGAGCAGGCCCAGGCCACCGAAGAACCGAAGGGCATCACGACGAGGAACGGAAGGGGGCAAGTCGACACCTCTCCTCCCTACGTGTCGAGGCGCGCGAAAAACGATCACCTCCGCGCACGGCCATCGCGATAGGTCTGCGCCCCGGCAGCGCGATCCCGAGGCTCAGCCGCCGCCGCCCTCGACCACCGACGAGGTGGGCGCCTTGAGGTTGGACTGGGTCCAACCCGGGTAGAATACACGCACCCCGTTGTCGTCGAGAGAGACGGCGGCGCGCATGATGACGCGCTGGGTGGGCTTCGCGACCTCTTGGTACGTGCCCGTCGTGTTCATGAAGTAGCGCACGCGGCCGTCGGGGGAGGTGACCTCGAGGGCGACGGGGGTGAGCTGGCGCAAGAGGCCGAGCACCCGGACCTGGGCGGGCATGACGCTCTTGAAGAAGCGCTGGGGCGGCGAGCCGTTCGCGAAGAAGTTCGCCACCGCGATGTTGAACGCCTTGAACGACATGTTGAACGTGTCGCGGAGGAGGCGCTCGTTCTGCGGGTGCACGTAGCCGAACGAGCGCGAGCGGACGATCGCGAACGCTTCGTCGGGGGTGCGGCCGTCGAGGCCTCGGACCACGCGAACGTCGTTCGAGGTGGGCGGGCGCCCGAGGTCGTCGGGGATCTCGAAGAGGCCCTTGTCGGGGGCGACGTACGGCCCCGTGTCCATGTAGCCGTTCGCGCGCGCGAACGTGATCACCCGCGAATAAAAGAGCTTCGTGGTGCCGGCGAGCTTGTCGAGCTCGGCGAGGGTCGTCACGTAGCCGTCGTCGGCCGGGTCCTCGGTCGGGCCGTTGCGGAAGGCGAAGAGGGACTTTCGCACCGTCGAGGTCGCCTTGATCTCGTTCTTGAAGCGCGCGTCGGTGAGGGCGCGGTCGTTGGCGATGATGAGGATCGACTCTTCTTCGGGCGAGCCCGCGACGATGCCGGCGGTGTCTTTGCCGGTGATGAGATCCTCGCTCTCCCCGAGCTCTTCTTCCTCGCCGGTCTCGCCGGTCTCGGCCGAACAGGCCCCCAGCGCGAGGACGGTAAGGGCAGCGAGCGGGAGGCGGAGGAGCCAGCGCGACGGGGTCTTCATCGACCTTTGTTCGTACCCTCTCCGCCCGCGCCCGGCAAGCCGCCACGGCGCCATTTTTCCCCGGATCGTGCGCGCCCCAGTGGGCATCGGGGCCTTTTCACGGCACGCGCGCCCGCCCCGTCGAACGTGGCTCGCGGGTGCCGTCGGGGCAAGCTCTCGCGTCAGACCTCGTAGAGGACCGGGTCGCGGTTCTTTGTATACTGCACCAAAAGGGGGCGTGCCTCGGGGGAGAGCTCCGTGAAGGTCACGCCGTACCCGGCGGGGCGATCGCCGTCCTCGTCTTGGACGAAGGCGACGAGCCCCTTCGCCGCGGCCGTATGGTTCCCCGGGAACACGAGCTGGAGCTGCACCTCGCTGCGGAGAGGAGGGGCCTTCGCGTACGTGCCCACGAAGACACCGCTCACCACGCCGGCCGCGTCGCAGACGAGGTTCGTCGCGTCGCGCTTTCGCAGGTCGACCTCGGCGATCGGTCTCGCGACCGAGCTCCTCCGCTCGAGCATGGCCTCGAGCTCGGCGAGCTTCTCGACGATCGCGCGCGAGGCCCCCGAGTCGGGGCCGGAGACGCGAGACACCGCGTTCGCCATGGCCTGGCCGAGCTGCACGATCGCCTCGAGCTCGACGACCTGAGGGTGCGGGTTCTCGAGCGTCACACGCACGTCTTGGCGCTTCCCGGTCGTCTCCCCGAGCTTGGCGAGGGCCTCGGCGAGCGCAGCGTCCGTGTCTCGCCGGCCCTCGGCGAGGCTCGTCTGGGCCTCCCCGAGGCGCTTGACCAACGTCTGGAGCTGCTCCTCCAGCCCGGCGATCGAGCTCGTGACGCGCGACACGGGGTCGTCTCCCTCTTTGCCGCCACGCCGGGTACGAACGAAACCCTCGCGGATCTCGCGCAGGCGGGTGGCCTCGGCCTCGGTGAGCTTCCCGCGCAGCTCGGCGAGCTTGAGGAGGTTCTGCTCGGCGCCGGTGGTGAGGGTCTGCGACTCGGCCGCGTAGTGCTCGTCGATCGCGCGGTCGAGCTCCTCGACCGTCATGACGGGCGCGAGCTTCTGCGTGATCTTGTTCATGTTTCGGTAGCTACCCTGGAGCTTGAAGGGCGGCTCGGTGCGGTAGGCGTCCTCTTGGGAGGCCGACCGGATGTACGTCTGGTTCACGCGCATGAGGACGTCCTGCACACGCGCCAGGAGCTTCAACATCGCTACGATGTCGCCGAGCTCGGCCGCCGAGTACCCGTACGAGAGCTCGCTCGTGGGGATTCCCTCGCCCCTCGCGATGCGCACGAGCTTCTCGAGGTCCTTCGGATCACGACCCGAGAGCGCGGCGAGCACCGGGTGGGACGTGAGGGCGTTCTCCAAGTACGAGAGCGAGAAGAGCTCCTCTTTTCCTCCCAACACGTCGCCCAGGTTGTACGTGTCGGCGCGGTTCGCGAGCATGTCGGGGATGCGGAAGCGCGCGCCGGTCTCGGTGTAGGGGTTCGCCGCCATGACTACGCAGAAGCGCTTCCCGCGAAAGTCGTAGGTGCGGCTCCGCCCGGCGTAGACGCCCTCCACCTTTCGCTGGGCGTCGCACAAGCTTATGAATTTCTCCAAGAATTCGGGCGACGTGTGCTGGACGTCGTCGACGTAGAGCATCACGTTGTTGCCCATCTCGAAGCCGAGGTTGATGCGCTCGACCTCTTGGCGCGCGGTGAGGCTCTTGCACTCGGCCGGGTCGAGCGAGGTGACGTCGTGCCCGAGGGCCGGGCCGTTCACCTTGACGAAGACGAGGCCGAGCACGTGCGCCACGTACTCCATGAGGATGGTCTTCCCGTAGCCCGGAGGCGACACGAGAAAGAGGAGCCCCATGCGATCGGTGCGCTTGGCGTCACCGAGGGCGCCGATCTGTTTGGCGAGGTTCGCGCCCACGAGCGGGAGGTACACGTCGCTGATGAGGCGGTTTCGCACGAACGACGAGAGCACCTTGGGGACGAGCTCGGAGAGCCGGAGACGCTCGCGTTCCTTCGCGAGGATGTCGGCGCGGCGAGCCCGGAACGTGCGGAACCGCTCGGCCGTGACCACCTCGAAATGGCGAAGGCGCACCAGCATCTCCGACAGCTCGAGTGTCAGCGCACCGTCGCGCACGCGCTCGTGCGTGCCGAGGAGCCCCGAGAGCTCGAGGCGCGTCTCTGCCGAGAGGACCTCGCGGTTCGCGCCCAGCGTGGCGTCCGTGAGCAAGATGGCGGCGATCTCGTCGGCGAATGCCCCGAGAGGGGGCGCGAGCTTCTCCACGGCGCTCGCGTAGTGCCTCGCGATCGCGACTCGGTCTTTGGGTCGGCCGGAGAGGGCGCGCAGCTCGTCGTCGAGGTCCCGGAGCTCGCCCGCCTCGTCGAGCTTGCGTCGGAGCATCTTGGCGCCCTCGTCGGACGCGCGAGCCACCGGAAATCGCGGCACTTTCGCGCCGAGGGTCTCCACGAGCACGAAGGCCGCGTCGGCTGCGTCCGAGGGGCCGAGCGCGAGCTCGAGGTCGTTCGCGTAGGCCGCGAGGGCGGGGCCGAGCTCGTCGCGGAGGGCTCGCTGCCCGCGGGGATCCCCGAGCACGGCTCCGAGTCGAGAGACGCTCTGCGCGCGCTTCGCGAGCACCGAGAGCTCGATCTCCGCGAGGCTCGCCGCGTAGAGGAGCGCGAGCGCTCTCGCGGTCGGCGTGAACCTCAGGGGACCTGCGGCCTCGAAGGCCGGCAGGAGCTGGGCCAGGATGGTCGTGGCGTCGGCGTCGTGTACGCCTCGCTCGTACCCCTCGTCGAGGCGTTTCGCGGCCACGTCGGCCACGAGCGCGCCGAGCGCACCTTCGCGCGCGGCCTCCCGCAGCTTGCCGAGGTCGAACGATCCGGTGCCCGAGATGGCCTCTTCGAGCACCACGAACGCGAGGTACTCCGCGCGGTACACCGAGCTCGACTCGGACGCGAGCGACTGCTCCCACACGTCACGGAGCTCGGCGAGCTCGGGGGCGTCGAGCGGAGAGAAGAAGTCCGTGCCCGTCAAGTGGAGCGACAGGCCGCCCTCGCGAGGCACCATCACGAGGTCGATGGCGCTCTTCGTGACGGAGAACGTGAAGCCACCGAGCTTGACGCCGTCGCCGTCCGACAGCTCGCGTTTGTCGCGGAGCTTGCGGACCGCGTCTTGTTTGACGACCTTGAGCTTGGTGGCGAGCTCGTCGGCGCGGACGTTCTCGCCCATCTTGGCGAGCTTGTCGGCCGAGTCGGCGACCTTGTGCACCATCGGGTCGCTGGCGAAATAGGCAAGGAGATCCACCTCTTCGGAGAACGTCCCTGCCTTGCGCTCGATGCCCTGGAGCATGCGCTCGGCGGCCCCTGCGAGGGTGCCGGCGCGTTTGTGGCGCTCGTCGGAGAGGGTCTGCCTCCGGGACCCGAAGGTCTCCGAGACCTCTTCACGCTTCTTCTCGATCTCGATCGCGAACTCGTCGAGGTCGCCGAACCTGCCCGAGAGCTCCTCGAGGCGCAGCATCAGCTTGCCGAGCTCCGCGTCGCATTGTTCGGGGGTGCTGCACGCCGACACCGCAGCGCCCACGGCCTGCGCGAACACGCCAAGCTGAACGGCGAGCTCGGCGCGACCTTCTCGGCCCACGAGCTCCTTGCGCTTCGCCTCGAAGGCCGCGCGCACGCGGTTCAAGACGGCGAGCGCCTTCGAGAGCTGCTCGAGCACGCGCGTGCGCACGGTCGGATCGTCGACCTCGAGCCCCGAGACGGTCTCCCCGAGCAAGAGGAGCTGGGCGTGGAGGCCGTCGAGACGGTCGCGATGAGGGCCGAGCTCGACGCCCTTCGCCGTCTCCGCGATTCGTGCGGCGAGCTCGTCGAGCCCCATGAGCACCGGTCCCCAGGCGGTCTCCGACTCGAAGTAGCCGACACACGACGTGCGCACCTCGGCGAAGCGCGCGTCGACCTCGCCCTCGAGGACGTCGATCGCCTGGAGATCGACGTAGCGGAGCTCGCGGAGCGTCACGAGCTTGCCTCGCTGCGTCCGCAGCGCCGAGAGCGCAGAGAGGTAGGTCTCGGCCGAGGGGGAGTCCTCCGGGCGCTCCTTTCCGAGCAGCTCGCGCTGAGCCGCGCGGGCCTCGATCACGGCCTTCTCGGCGCGTGCCCGGTACGCCTCGACCTTCTCGAACTCCTTCAGGATCGCGT includes these proteins:
- a CDS encoding thioesterase family protein — encoded protein: MRTLADVITPEKQADGTFTIDVPDGFQQGRGAYGGLVLGALANAMVASENDDTRLLRSLTGEIPAPLPVGRATIVVSPVRRGSGASTVMARIEADGVVCGVATGVLGRGRGFEATLAPARPPPPAFASAQEVPVGPPFGPRFATMLEYRPTGPLPFTGVEPAVCEGWVRVRERGAVLRFADLVCLADAYWPAVFTRLAAPRPMATITFAFQALVDPRTLDPDAPLFHAARALGNDDGYVAEIRELYTESGQLVGLNQQTFAVLG
- a CDS encoding serine/threonine protein kinase encodes the protein MDVPERLRGGRYAPHALLGEGAQGVTYDAADLQNGRAVAIKRFDVRGARGWKDVELAEREARVLSTLDHPLVPTYIEHFEEEGSLYLVMEKVEGETMEAMRQRDGTLSEAEVRRFLASADSALTYLHGRASPVVHRDIKPRNVVRRPDGSYVLVDFGAVAELLLRKGASTVVGTMGYMAPEQFQGRAQASTDVYAVGATALAALTGQEPETLPHDGLRVDVRGALGDRVSPDLVAALEKMLDPDPRTRAKSIGEALHAGGRAPSVAPPPTSLVAIDRSAEDAAVKSLRRLMWTMWGLGWVLVPLLLRPFGLHAQIPLVMFGSLAAILFVTWQKGAVLRAMLRRMPGLIETFGGAQARSSLRPELGQRVRVDARDGRVRVASGSTARHHDEYADTDIATTREEPKKKRRAR
- a CDS encoding DNA repair ATPase, whose amino-acid sequence is MANEDTTEGTGTAGLDAGSYEVVRSRLVGHTSELATRAERLNESRKAIFGSSAFELVQTTRVRTENLASARDMVSVGGYLLFAFNVTLGLKSTPSVSDVFALYKLDGKTEGDALEPVSLEGTFLSQQAFVSDFTTTFRYGKNPRVLRLKRTDTRLLIVIQVGDELRDVKVLRFGIDARGSVTYIDARGEEDNVPPAGFAFSWTRTGREHQVIGPHPHVNVLDEVFVETVNGDLTVKIENNTKDGLGIWREPVVDSNQTLDDAEISFARVGALILLKVLPYREEKTRYLVYNTLKKSVTRIDAIGRACLALPEDQGILFPGGHYVAADEARIVDPDTEGMRFESTVRAPNGEDALYVFHEDAEGLYLALPYNLITKELGAPVRCHGYSLFEDGTLAVFRSPEGAETTRVHPFQLWRTPFSTLEAAERAGAQRGSSSYLAKVGNPALVRGIGDVYAIRKLVLTEAPTRKTFEELVSLAARALDDHYWLGHEEAFDLKSALRDVRASADAILKEFEKVEAYRARAEKAVIEARAAQRELLGKERPEDSPSAETYLSALSALRTQRGKLVTLRELRYVDLQAIDVLEGEVDARFAEVRTSCVGYFESETAWGPVLMGLDELAARIAETAKGVELGPHRDRLDGLHAQLLLLGETVSGLEVDDPTVRTRVLEQLSKALAVLNRVRAAFEAKRKELVGREGRAELAVQLGVFAQAVGAAVSACSTPEQCDAELGKLMLRLEELSGRFGDLDEFAIEIEKKREEVSETFGSRRQTLSDERHKRAGTLAGAAERMLQGIERKAGTFSEEVDLLAYFASDPMVHKVADSADKLAKMGENVRADELATKLKVVKQDAVRKLRDKRELSDGDGVKLGGFTFSVTKSAIDLVMVPREGGLSLHLTGTDFFSPLDAPELAELRDVWEQSLASESSSVYRAEYLAFVVLEEAISGTGSFDLGKLREAAREGALGALVADVAAKRLDEGYERGVHDADATTILAQLLPAFEAAGPLRFTPTARALALLYAASLAEIELSVLAKRAQSVSRLGAVLGDPRGQRALRDELGPALAAYANDLELALGPSDAADAAFVLVETLGAKVPRFPVARASDEGAKMLRRKLDEAGELRDLDDELRALSGRPKDRVAIARHYASAVEKLAPPLGAFADEIAAILLTDATLGANREVLSAETRLELSGLLGTHERVRDGALTLELSEMLVRLRHFEVVTAERFRTFRARRADILAKERERLRLSELVPKVLSSFVRNRLISDVYLPLVGANLAKQIGALGDAKRTDRMGLLFLVSPPGYGKTILMEYVAHVLGLVFVKVNGPALGHDVTSLDPAECKSLTARQEVERINLGFEMGNNVMLYVDDVQHTSPEFLEKFISLCDAQRKVEGVYAGRSRTYDFRGKRFCVVMAANPYTETGARFRIPDMLANRADTYNLGDVLGGKEELFSLSYLENALTSHPVLAALSGRDPKDLEKLVRIARGEGIPTSELSYGYSAAELGDIVAMLKLLARVQDVLMRVNQTYIRSASQEDAYRTEPPFKLQGSYRNMNKITQKLAPVMTVEELDRAIDEHYAAESQTLTTGAEQNLLKLAELRGKLTEAEATRLREIREGFVRTRRGGKEGDDPVSRVTSSIAGLEEQLQTLVKRLGEAQTSLAEGRRDTDAALAEALAKLGETTGKRQDVRVTLENPHPQVVELEAIVQLGQAMANAVSRVSGPDSGASRAIVEKLAELEAMLERRSSVARPIAEVDLRKRDATNLVCDAAGVVSGVFVGTYAKAPPLRSEVQLQLVFPGNHTAAAKGLVAFVQDEDGDRPAGYGVTFTELSPEARPLLVQYTKNRDPVLYEV
- a CDS encoding intradiol ring-cleavage dioxygenase, coding for MPPSVPRRDALRFFGGLGLLALIPEIACKAGSSATADPLACVVRPELTEGPYFVDEKLERSDIRPDPTTGQARPGTPLELTFVVQKVAGAQCSPLAGVMVDVWHCDAAGSYSDVEGEKGKKYLRGFQTTGGDGTVRFVTIFPGWYRGRAVHVHFKLRTSAGLEYTSQLFFDEAVQREVYAQGAYAARGEADTPNTDDSIYGDGGSDLLLTPTKTGDGYTTKIVIGLEV